In the genome of Candidatus Methylomirabilota bacterium, the window GACGCGGCAGCGCGTCGGTCTGCCAGTGCATGACCGAGCCGAAGAGGGTGGCCGCCTCGTCGTCGAGGTTGTGCCCGGTGGCCACCACCGGATAGCCGTGCTGGAGCGCGGCCCGGTTCATGAGATAGCGCTTGGAGAGGCCGCACCCCGAGCAGGTCGGCCGCCGCGTCACCTGCTGGACCACCGGGATGGGCGCGCCCACCGCGTCCGCCACGCGCTCGACGTGGAGAGTCTGCCCGCGGGCGGCCGCGAAGGCCTCGCACTTGGCCTTCGATTCCTTCGAGTAGTCGAAGATGCCGAGATCCAGGTAGAGGCCGGCGGTGCGGTAGCCGTCCTCGATCAGCACGTCCCACAGCGCGAGCGAGTCCTTGCCCCCGGAGACCGCCACCATGATCGTCTCCTCGCGGGAGAACATCCGGTGCCGGTGCACCGCCTCGGCCACCTGCTTGTGGAAGAACTCGATGAAGTGGGGCGGGCAGAACGCCGCGTTGTGCCGGCGCAGCTCGAGGGCGGCGCTGCCGCCGCACTTGCGGCACTTCACCGCGGATCCCCGCCGCCCGACATGACCGGGCGCACCTCGAGCACGTCGTCGCCGCCCACCACCGCGTCGCTGGTCAGCAGCTCGTTGTCGCGGATGACCAGCACCGTGCTCGGCAGGAT includes:
- a CDS encoding MoaD/ThiS family protein, with the protein product MKVILRNPRREIAVEGKRRVKELLGELGILPSTVLVIRDNELLTSDAVVGGDDVLEVRPVMSGGGDPR
- a CDS encoding ATP-binding protein, translated to MKCRKCGGSAALELRRHNAAFCPPHFIEFFHKQVAEAVHRHRMFSREETIMVAVSGGKDSLALWDVLIEDGYRTAGLYLDLGIFDYSKESKAKCEAFAAARGQTLHVERVADAVGAPIPVVQQVTRRPTCSGCGLSKRYLMNRAALQHGYPVVATGHNLDDEAATLFGSVMHWQTDALPRQSPALASTHPKLVRRVKPLYRLSELETAAYAFLRGIDYIVEECPFAQGATSIAHKETLNRLEETSPGSKHNFLFGFLERARPAFERVEDVALQECTSCGQVTTGAVCAFCKMADLVKRRTS